One Halobacterium sp. DL1 DNA window includes the following coding sequences:
- a CDS encoding ATP-NAD kinase: protein MTRVGMLGSDAASAAERVRDAGAEAVLSPDADDVSADVLVALDEDALLDALAAGRDVPVLPIGTGREYGGVPGAGRTRALDALAAGNYDVESRQTLSVTAGDRALRALADVTLVTTQVAQISEFAIRAEGRDVDTVRADGVVAATPSGSHGYAADAGGPLLASDTSAVAVVPIAPFRISRDRWVLAPPVSFTVVRDGPTVNLYVDGRRLGPVSAHEPVALDWGDPFPVATVAGSRPEPTFD from the coding sequence ATGACCCGCGTCGGCATGCTCGGGTCCGACGCCGCCTCGGCCGCCGAACGCGTCCGGGACGCGGGCGCCGAGGCAGTCCTGAGTCCCGACGCAGACGACGTGAGCGCGGACGTGCTCGTCGCGCTCGACGAGGACGCCCTGCTCGACGCGCTCGCAGCCGGTCGCGACGTCCCGGTGTTGCCAATCGGAACTGGCCGCGAGTACGGTGGCGTTCCAGGTGCAGGACGGACGCGCGCGCTCGACGCGCTCGCCGCCGGTAACTACGACGTCGAGTCCCGCCAGACGCTCTCGGTCACCGCCGGCGACAGGGCACTGCGGGCGCTCGCGGACGTCACGCTCGTGACCACCCAGGTCGCCCAGATATCGGAGTTCGCCATCCGCGCGGAGGGCCGGGACGTCGACACTGTGCGCGCCGACGGTGTCGTCGCCGCGACGCCCTCCGGGAGTCACGGCTACGCCGCGGACGCCGGCGGTCCACTGCTCGCCAGCGACACGAGCGCGGTGGCCGTCGTCCCCATCGCGCCGTTCCGCATCTCCCGGGACCGCTGGGTGCTCGCGCCACCGGTGTCGTTCACGGTGGTGCGAGACGGACCGACGGTCAACCTGTACGTGGACGGCCGCAGACTGGGCCCCGTCTCGGCCCACGAGCCCGTGGCACTCGACTGGGGGGACCCGTTCCCGGTCGCGACAGTCGCCGGGTCCCGCCCGGAACCGACGTTCGACTGA
- a CDS encoding diphosphomevalonate decarboxylase, giving the protein MKSTARAHPIQGLVKYHGMRDEELRLPYHDSISVCTAPSNTTTTAEFDPDREADVYRIGGEVETGRGAERIEKVVDEVRRRAGFDYRVRLESENNFASNIGLGSSSSGFAAAALACVEAAGLDLTLPEVSTIARRGSSSAARAVTGGFSDLYAGLNDEDCRSERLPVADDLADDLRIVIGEVPSYKETEQAHAEAADSHMFEARLAHIHDQLAEMKDALRAGDFDRAFETAEHDSLSLAATTMTGPAGWVYWQPETLEIFNTVRALRDDGVPAYFSTDTGATVYVNTRADHVDDVEDAIADCGVDTHVWEVGGPAHVVDEPLF; this is encoded by the coding sequence ATGAAGTCGACCGCGCGAGCCCACCCCATCCAGGGGCTCGTCAAGTACCACGGGATGCGCGACGAGGAGCTCCGCCTCCCGTACCACGACTCGATCAGCGTCTGCACCGCCCCGAGCAACACCACGACCACCGCCGAGTTCGACCCCGACCGCGAGGCGGACGTCTACCGCATCGGCGGCGAGGTCGAGACTGGCCGCGGCGCCGAACGGATCGAGAAGGTCGTCGACGAGGTCCGTCGACGCGCGGGCTTCGACTACCGGGTCCGTCTGGAGAGCGAGAACAACTTCGCGTCGAACATCGGTCTCGGATCGTCTTCGTCCGGGTTCGCGGCGGCGGCCCTCGCGTGCGTCGAAGCAGCCGGTCTCGACCTCACGCTCCCCGAAGTCTCCACCATCGCGCGCCGCGGCTCATCCTCGGCCGCCCGCGCCGTCACCGGTGGCTTCTCGGACCTCTACGCCGGCCTGAACGACGAGGACTGCCGCAGCGAGCGGCTCCCCGTCGCCGACGACCTGGCCGACGACCTGCGCATCGTCATCGGCGAGGTCCCCTCCTACAAGGAGACCGAGCAGGCCCACGCGGAGGCCGCGGACAGCCACATGTTCGAGGCGCGGCTCGCCCACATTCACGACCAGCTCGCCGAGATGAAGGACGCGCTCCGTGCGGGCGATTTCGACCGCGCGTTCGAGACGGCCGAACACGACTCGCTGTCGCTGGCCGCCACGACGATGACCGGGCCAGCCGGCTGGGTCTACTGGCAGCCGGAGACCCTCGAGATCTTCAACACAGTGCGTGCGCTCCGGGACGACGGCGTCCCGGCGTACTTCTCGACTGACACCGGTGCGACCGTCTACGTGAACACGCGCGCCGACCACGTGGACGACGTCGAGGACGCCATCGCCGACTGCGGCGTCGACACCCACGTCTGGGAGGTCGGTGGCCCCGCACACGTCGTCGACGAACCGCTGTTCTAG
- a CDS encoding halocyanin hcpE has product MKRRDFLKIATGSAGGVAAIGAAGARSSPTSVAMQEEGNNTTTSGNGTTGNGTAGNETDGGGDGGGAAQTKEVAVGPNGQNVFEPAEVYVKPGDTVKWVWEGPGHNVHATEVPEEGGWDVQTEVTGPPFDYSHTFEGPTGEYNYVCDPHASLGMEGVVIVNESGSAPAQEGEAELHPEEMGVPFQAHFVGIATVLMMIISLVYTFFVLKYGESQHASAPNKE; this is encoded by the coding sequence ATGAAGAGGCGGGACTTTCTGAAAATCGCGACCGGTTCGGCCGGCGGTGTCGCGGCCATCGGAGCGGCCGGTGCGCGGTCCTCACCTACGTCTGTCGCCATGCAGGAGGAGGGGAACAACACCACCACCTCCGGCAACGGCACGACTGGAAACGGCACGGCCGGGAACGAGACCGACGGGGGTGGCGACGGCGGCGGTGCTGCCCAGACGAAGGAGGTCGCCGTCGGTCCCAACGGCCAGAACGTGTTCGAGCCCGCTGAGGTGTACGTCAAGCCTGGCGACACCGTCAAGTGGGTCTGGGAGGGACCAGGTCACAACGTCCACGCGACGGAGGTGCCCGAGGAGGGCGGCTGGGACGTCCAGACGGAGGTCACCGGGCCACCGTTCGACTACTCTCACACGTTCGAGGGTCCGACCGGCGAGTACAACTACGTCTGTGACCCCCACGCCAGCCTCGGCATGGAGGGTGTCGTCATCGTCAACGAGTCCGGGTCTGCCCCGGCCCAGGAAGGCGAGGCGGAACTCCACCCCGAAGAGATGGGCGTTCCGTTCCAGGCGCACTTCGTCGGCATCGCCACCGTCCTGATGATGATCATATCGCTCGTCTACACGTTCTTCGTCCTGAAATACGGCGAATCGCAGCACGCGAGCGCACCCAACAAGGAATAA
- a CDS encoding ABC transporter substrate-binding protein, which yields MSQRINRRDVIRGVGAAGIAGLAGCTGGDGGDGEDTTTTTESGGGGDTTTTTTQSGGGSMDRTIKQGVLLPTTGGLADLGVPIKNGAILPQRVLEGETDFELDFSVQDTQTDANAAQSAAQSLRNGNYPAVTGAASSEVTIAVAENVFIPSGMVGCSPASTSPAITDMQDNGLIYRTPPTDALQGEVLAQVASERLGASSAATMYVNNSYGQLLSESFASAFQAIDGSITNQVSFQKAQSTYTSRLQSALSDDPDALLVIGYPESGKQLFSDFYSDFDSDIPIMVTDGLRSASLPSDVGNPMDNVTGTAPLAAGPGKEYFTEQFKSEFGSEPGVFTSQAFDATAVCLLANAAAGENNGAAIAEQMQNVANPGGEEVTPSTLADGLQMAAEGTEIQYKGASSAVDFDENGDLKAATYEYFGFQEGGGIETIDEIQFTA from the coding sequence ATGTCACAACGAATCAACAGACGTGACGTCATTCGCGGTGTGGGCGCAGCAGGTATCGCGGGTCTCGCTGGCTGTACCGGCGGAGACGGTGGCGATGGTGAGGACACCACGACCACAACCGAGTCGGGCGGCGGCGGCGACACCACGACGACGACCACGCAGTCCGGCGGCGGGAGCATGGACCGCACCATCAAGCAGGGGGTTCTCCTCCCGACGACCGGTGGTCTGGCGGACCTCGGCGTCCCGATCAAGAACGGCGCCATCCTGCCACAGCGAGTGCTCGAGGGGGAGACCGACTTCGAACTCGACTTCTCCGTGCAGGACACGCAGACCGACGCGAACGCCGCGCAGTCCGCGGCACAGTCGCTCCGGAACGGCAACTACCCCGCGGTGACGGGGGCAGCGAGTTCCGAAGTGACCATCGCCGTCGCGGAGAACGTCTTCATCCCGTCCGGGATGGTTGGCTGCTCGCCCGCGAGCACGTCGCCGGCCATCACCGACATGCAGGACAACGGCCTCATCTACCGGACGCCGCCGACGGACGCGCTGCAGGGCGAAGTGCTCGCGCAGGTCGCCTCCGAGCGACTCGGCGCGTCGTCGGCCGCCACGATGTACGTGAACAACTCCTACGGTCAGTTGCTCTCCGAGAGCTTCGCGAGCGCGTTCCAGGCCATCGACGGGAGCATCACGAACCAGGTGTCCTTCCAGAAGGCCCAGTCGACGTACACGTCCCGGCTCCAGTCCGCGCTGTCGGACGACCCGGACGCGCTCCTCGTCATCGGCTACCCGGAGAGCGGCAAGCAGCTGTTCTCTGACTTCTACTCCGACTTCGACTCGGACATCCCGATTATGGTCACGGACGGCCTGCGCTCGGCGAGCCTCCCGTCCGACGTCGGCAACCCGATGGACAACGTCACCGGCACCGCGCCGCTGGCGGCCGGGCCCGGCAAGGAGTACTTCACGGAGCAGTTCAAGAGCGAGTTCGGAAGCGAACCCGGCGTGTTCACGTCGCAGGCGTTCGACGCCACCGCGGTCTGCCTGCTCGCGAACGCTGCGGCGGGCGAGAACAACGGTGCGGCCATCGCCGAGCAGATGCAGAACGTGGCCAACCCCGGCGGCGAAGAGGTCACGCCGAGTACGCTCGCCGACGGCCTGCAGATGGCCGCCGAGGGAACCGAAATTCAGTACAAGGGTGCCTCCAGCGCCGTCGACTTCGACGAGAACGGCGACCTGAAGGCCGCGACCTACGAGTACTTCGGCTTCCAGGAGGGCGGCGGCATCGAGACCATCGACGAGATCCAGTTCACCGCGTAG
- a CDS encoding NUDIX hydrolase: MGSDEFTDFQTVAVEPDYCQRCGRALEMGEFDGYEAKWCPDCEAVISRCPVPGAHVVVHDDENALVLDEPIPQHDGVLSLPGGYARHDEHPSETAARELEEETGLRADPEDLRLLTVVHAELEDVAFYFVTYAVDRDRVEGDLTPEFEGFEARFHPVADLRANPDQIRENDLERVGLAFEE; encoded by the coding sequence ATGGGCTCAGACGAGTTCACCGACTTCCAGACGGTCGCGGTGGAACCGGACTACTGCCAGCGCTGCGGGCGAGCACTCGAGATGGGCGAGTTCGACGGCTACGAGGCGAAGTGGTGCCCGGACTGCGAGGCGGTGATATCGCGGTGCCCGGTACCGGGCGCCCACGTGGTCGTCCACGACGACGAGAACGCACTGGTGCTCGACGAACCGATACCGCAGCACGATGGCGTGTTGAGCCTGCCGGGCGGCTACGCCAGGCACGACGAACACCCCTCCGAGACCGCCGCTCGGGAACTCGAGGAGGAGACCGGACTCCGCGCCGACCCGGAAGACCTGCGGTTGCTGACGGTCGTCCACGCAGAACTCGAGGACGTCGCGTTCTACTTCGTGACGTACGCCGTCGACCGCGACCGCGTCGAGGGCGACCTGACGCCGGAGTTCGAGGGATTCGAGGCCAGATTCCACCCGGTGGCGGACCTGCGGGCGAACCCCGACCAGATCAGGGAGAACGACCTCGAGCGAGTCGGACTGGCTTTCGAGGAGTGA
- a CDS encoding peptidase S49, whose protein sequence is MVGSSSGGPGEAEGRTAARGVVSATVLVLVVVGVVVGAALAPYAWNYATQADGNVAVVEVHGTITGETATGVVDNLREARQNDSIDAVVLDVDSPGGTASASEQLYLAVKRTAAEMPVVTSVTGTAASGSYYAAAPSDDIYVTPASVVGSVGVRATLPSSDVPSGQVVTGPDKNGGSTHDEVRQRVETLRRAFVGSVFAERGDRIDLTREELSHAKVYSGASGVNLGLADDVGGIDTAIAAAADEAGLADYGVTRMDAPQPSVLSQLGLSTGDGASAEPTTERVFDYRGVDTVQYLMLHGAIRTPDTEVTTNASA, encoded by the coding sequence ATGGTCGGGTCCTCCAGCGGTGGTCCGGGCGAGGCCGAAGGCCGCACGGCTGCTCGCGGCGTGGTCAGTGCGACGGTGCTCGTGCTGGTCGTCGTGGGCGTCGTCGTCGGCGCGGCGCTCGCGCCGTACGCGTGGAACTACGCGACCCAGGCGGACGGCAACGTCGCCGTCGTCGAGGTGCACGGCACCATCACGGGCGAGACGGCGACCGGCGTCGTGGACAACCTCCGCGAAGCTCGCCAGAACGACTCCATCGACGCCGTCGTCCTGGACGTCGACAGTCCGGGCGGGACGGCCTCGGCCAGCGAGCAACTGTACCTCGCGGTGAAACGCACGGCCGCGGAGATGCCGGTGGTGACGAGTGTCACCGGCACCGCCGCCTCCGGGTCGTACTACGCGGCGGCGCCGAGCGACGACATCTACGTCACGCCCGCGTCCGTCGTCGGGAGCGTCGGCGTGCGTGCGACGCTACCGTCGAGCGACGTGCCGTCGGGGCAGGTCGTCACGGGACCGGACAAGAACGGCGGTTCGACCCACGACGAGGTCCGCCAACGCGTGGAGACGCTCCGCCGGGCGTTCGTCGGGTCCGTCTTCGCCGAGCGCGGCGACCGAATCGACCTCACCCGCGAGGAACTCTCTCACGCGAAGGTGTACTCCGGTGCGAGCGGCGTGAACCTCGGGCTCGCCGACGACGTCGGCGGTATCGACACGGCCATCGCAGCGGCCGCCGACGAGGCGGGTCTCGCGGACTACGGGGTGACGCGGATGGACGCCCCGCAGCCGTCGGTCCTCTCCCAACTCGGCCTCTCCACAGGCGACGGAGCGTCCGCGGAGCCGACGACGGAGCGGGTCTTCGACTACCGCGGCGTCGACACGGTCCAGTACCTCATGCTACACGGCGCGATTCGAACCCCGGACACGGAGGTGACGACGAATGCGAGCGCGTGA
- a CDS encoding endonuclease III: MGTPLETPTAQATEVIDRLSEEYPDPDTALNYSNRLELLIAVMLSAQCTDERVNKETAHLFEKYQSVEDYANADEDELSEDLNSITYHNSKAGYIKSSAQTLIEEHDGEVPDTMEALTDLKGVGRKTANVVLQHAHDITEGIVVDTHVQRLSRRLGITEAERPEAIEQDLMPVVPREHWKNYTHWLIAHGRNTCTARNPDCGDCIVEDICPSSKLDHDVDLADGSEW; this comes from the coding sequence ATGGGAACGCCGCTCGAGACGCCGACGGCGCAGGCGACGGAGGTCATCGACCGACTCAGCGAGGAGTATCCGGACCCGGACACGGCGCTGAACTACTCGAACCGCCTCGAGTTGCTTATCGCGGTGATGCTCTCCGCGCAGTGCACGGACGAGCGAGTCAACAAGGAGACCGCACATCTCTTCGAGAAGTACCAGTCCGTCGAGGACTACGCGAACGCCGACGAGGACGAACTCTCCGAGGACCTCAACTCCATCACCTACCACAACAGCAAGGCGGGTTACATCAAGAGCTCCGCCCAGACCCTGATCGAGGAACACGACGGTGAGGTTCCGGACACGATGGAGGCGTTGACCGACCTGAAGGGGGTCGGTCGGAAGACGGCGAACGTCGTCCTCCAGCACGCCCACGATATCACGGAGGGCATCGTCGTGGACACGCACGTCCAGCGCCTCTCCCGGCGCCTCGGCATCACCGAGGCGGAGCGCCCGGAGGCCATCGAACAGGACCTGATGCCGGTCGTGCCCCGCGAGCACTGGAAGAACTACACGCACTGGCTCATCGCGCACGGCCGCAACACCTGCACGGCGCGGAACCCTGACTGCGGGGACTGCATCGTGGAGGACATCTGTCCGTCGTCGAAACTCGACCACGACGTCGACCTGGCCGACGGTAGCGAGTGGTAG
- a CDS encoding cytochrome B, whose translation MSEDTNDDAARTDGTGIVPPDDETPTWRERKERTTGLSRLTYEYFERSRREDQDLREESDYVERDVLAFPVWPHELIRNLALTSFFVGMIFFLSATLPPHLGAPANPSQTPPIILPDWYLYWSFGLLKLGPLNPDLAIIGGEKLLADRTYGVLANVVVVGFIAIVPFLNKGSARRPVEQPFWAAVGVMGVVFALFISALSIKNLLPMDPHLLFDLTFLIPPLAGAMAYAVFKTMREGYMYDLNRRYYKLRPPK comes from the coding sequence ATGTCCGAAGACACCAACGACGACGCGGCTCGCACCGACGGCACGGGCATCGTCCCGCCGGACGACGAGACCCCAACGTGGCGCGAACGCAAAGAGCGCACGACGGGTCTCTCCCGGCTGACCTACGAGTACTTCGAGCGCTCCCGGCGCGAGGACCAGGACCTCCGCGAGGAGTCCGACTACGTCGAGCGCGACGTGCTCGCGTTCCCGGTGTGGCCCCACGAGCTCATCCGGAACCTCGCGCTGACGAGCTTCTTCGTCGGGATGATCTTCTTCCTCTCGGCGACGCTACCGCCCCACCTCGGGGCGCCGGCGAACCCGAGCCAGACGCCGCCGATCATCCTGCCGGACTGGTACCTCTACTGGTCGTTCGGCCTGCTAAAGCTCGGTCCGCTGAACCCCGACCTCGCCATCATCGGCGGCGAGAAACTGCTCGCCGACCGCACGTACGGCGTGCTGGCGAACGTGGTGGTCGTCGGCTTCATCGCCATCGTCCCGTTCCTCAACAAGGGGAGCGCGCGGCGCCCCGTCGAGCAGCCGTTCTGGGCGGCCGTCGGCGTGATGGGCGTCGTGTTCGCGCTGTTCATCAGCGCGCTCTCCATCAAGAACCTCCTACCGATGGACCCCCACCTGCTGTTCGACCTGACGTTCCTCATCCCGCCGCTCGCCGGTGCGATGGCGTACGCGGTGTTCAAGACGATGCGGGAGGGGTACATGTACGACCTCAACCGCCGCTACTACAAGCTCCGTCCGCCGAAGTAA
- a CDS encoding cytochrome B, whose translation MAEDDKYPESSGRRRFVKGVVGSAGMAGVGAGGVATLNAITNPTGAGGGQTTYYGVENISGPAPRAMPIVPLEIDDQGDLRGVYPTVQEVEQQGQTVQVARMELGGITYEVDWFQYCGVQEYQGLQPGYEGDNYFRYTGGPSSYDWQPTSGVVNVEDFEDYETWTNGIGEAGLGKPALASWRSQNVDNAIPIQIIRSERIMEKIDEEDGEAIQFLEAATQDGFIAILNKCTHFCCVPGFRSSKYENADNYIYCPCHQSIYNPFSIVLTRFVAFPRPED comes from the coding sequence ATGGCTGAAGACGACAAATACCCAGAGAGTTCGGGGCGTCGCCGGTTCGTCAAAGGCGTCGTCGGCAGCGCCGGGATGGCCGGCGTCGGCGCCGGCGGCGTCGCGACGTTGAACGCCATCACGAACCCAACAGGCGCAGGCGGTGGACAGACGACCTACTACGGCGTCGAGAACATCTCCGGTCCCGCTCCCCGGGCAATGCCCATCGTCCCCCTCGAGATCGACGACCAGGGGGACTTACGCGGCGTCTACCCGACCGTCCAGGAGGTCGAACAGCAGGGGCAGACGGTGCAGGTCGCACGCATGGAACTCGGCGGCATCACCTACGAGGTGGACTGGTTCCAGTACTGCGGCGTCCAGGAGTACCAGGGACTCCAGCCGGGCTACGAGGGCGACAACTACTTCCGGTACACTGGGGGCCCGAGCTCCTACGACTGGCAACCCACCTCCGGCGTCGTGAACGTCGAGGACTTCGAGGACTACGAGACGTGGACGAACGGCATCGGCGAAGCCGGCCTCGGGAAGCCCGCTCTCGCCTCCTGGCGCTCCCAGAACGTCGACAACGCGATCCCCATCCAGATCATCCGGAGCGAACGCATCATGGAGAAGATCGACGAGGAGGACGGTGAAGCGATCCAGTTCCTGGAGGCCGCGACACAGGACGGCTTCATCGCCATCCTGAACAAGTGTACGCACTTCTGCTGCGTGCCCGGCTTCCGCTCCTCGAAGTACGAGAACGCGGACAACTACATCTACTGTCCGTGCCACCAGTCGATCTACAACCCGTTCAGCATCGTGTTGACTCGCTTCGTCGCGTTCCCGCGGCCGGAGGACTGA
- a CDS encoding regulatory protein ArsR yields the protein MPANRLIPGRSSVERGEGSNVVGIRDDAADEVFEALSSRTAREILAALYEEPDTASSVAETIDTSLQNASYHIEKLVDADLVEVADTWYSEQGREMKVYAPATESLVVFASDEASEPSLKDRLLRILGAVGVLGVSSLVVQRLFGQNSGSTESPTYSMNEGDDADVDVAATTVEETMSVMSGGAETTTTTTSAVDAATQAVPPGVLFFAGGLLALTLALGYVWYQRR from the coding sequence ATGCCAGCGAACCGCCTGATACCGGGGCGCTCGTCCGTTGAGCGCGGGGAGGGGTCGAACGTCGTGGGTATCCGCGACGACGCGGCCGACGAGGTGTTCGAGGCGCTGTCCTCGCGGACGGCCAGGGAAATCCTCGCCGCACTCTACGAGGAGCCGGACACCGCCTCCAGCGTCGCCGAGACGATAGACACGTCGTTGCAGAACGCCAGTTACCACATCGAGAAGCTCGTCGACGCCGACCTGGTGGAGGTCGCGGACACCTGGTACTCCGAGCAGGGCCGCGAGATGAAGGTGTACGCACCCGCGACCGAGTCGCTGGTCGTGTTCGCGTCCGACGAAGCCTCCGAGCCGTCGCTGAAGGACCGGCTCCTCCGGATACTCGGCGCGGTCGGCGTGCTCGGCGTGTCGAGTCTCGTCGTCCAGCGGCTGTTCGGGCAGAACTCCGGGAGTACGGAGTCGCCGACCTACAGCATGAACGAGGGCGACGACGCGGACGTCGACGTCGCGGCGACCACCGTCGAGGAGACGATGAGCGTGATGAGCGGCGGAGCGGAGACGACGACGACTACGACGTCGGCCGTAGACGCTGCAACTCAGGCTGTGCCTCCGGGTGTGCTTTTCTTCGCGGGCGGCCTGCTCGCGCTGACACTCGCGCTCGGCTACGTCTGGTACCAGCGCCGCTAG
- a CDS encoding NADH dehydrogenase has translation MRVVVLGAGYAGVVLVDRLERRLPSDVELVVVDDTGEHLVQHELHRAIRRPEFADDITVSLRDIFDHARIEVATVGSVDTDARTVHLADGTSVDYDVAAVCLGAETAYYGLPGVEEQSIPLKRLPDAARIRRRFLDIVDAGGGTVVVGGAGLSGVQTAGEVAAFARGEGVADDVDVHLLEQYDDVAPSFPPAFQAAVREELNREGVEVRTGVTVEQATESAVEAADLVVPYDLFVWTGGIRGSDALGGERVDVRADLTLDDHTLAVGDAARVVDAEGRAVPASAQAAVREAKVAARNVERLVADRREASDGFRPRLARYTFDSPGWLVSIGDGAVAQVGPSVFRGTAAKVVKTGVGASYLASASGVRSAVDLLREEFEVGQSDRS, from the coding sequence ATGCGAGTCGTGGTCCTCGGAGCGGGATACGCTGGCGTCGTCCTGGTCGACCGACTGGAACGCCGCCTCCCGTCCGACGTCGAACTCGTCGTCGTCGACGACACAGGTGAGCACCTCGTCCAGCACGAACTCCACCGTGCCATCCGCCGCCCCGAATTCGCCGACGACATCACGGTGTCGCTGCGGGACATCTTCGACCACGCGCGAATCGAGGTGGCGACCGTCGGGAGCGTCGACACCGACGCGCGAACCGTCCACCTCGCCGACGGCACCAGCGTCGACTACGACGTGGCCGCGGTCTGTCTCGGCGCGGAGACGGCGTACTACGGACTGCCGGGCGTCGAGGAGCAGTCGATTCCGCTGAAGCGCCTCCCGGACGCCGCGCGGATCCGCCGCCGGTTCCTCGATATCGTCGACGCCGGTGGCGGGACTGTCGTCGTCGGAGGCGCCGGGCTCTCGGGCGTCCAGACCGCCGGGGAGGTCGCGGCGTTTGCCAGGGGGGAGGGCGTCGCGGACGACGTTGACGTCCACCTGCTCGAGCAGTACGACGACGTCGCGCCGTCGTTCCCCCCAGCCTTCCAGGCGGCAGTCCGCGAGGAACTCAACCGGGAGGGCGTCGAGGTACGGACGGGCGTCACCGTCGAACAGGCGACCGAGAGCGCCGTCGAGGCCGCGGACCTGGTTGTCCCCTACGACCTGTTCGTCTGGACCGGCGGTATCCGCGGGAGCGACGCTCTCGGTGGCGAACGCGTCGACGTCCGTGCAGACCTCACCCTGGACGACCACACGCTCGCGGTGGGTGACGCCGCCAGAGTGGTCGATGCGGAGGGCAGGGCGGTACCCGCGAGCGCACAGGCGGCCGTCAGGGAGGCGAAAGTCGCGGCCCGGAACGTCGAGCGACTGGTCGCCGACCGGCGAGAGGCCTCGGACGGCTTCCGGCCGCGGCTGGCACGTTACACGTTCGACTCGCCCGGCTGGCTGGTGAGCATCGGCGACGGGGCCGTCGCTCAGGTCGGGCCTAGCGTGTTCCGCGGGACGGCCGCGAAAGTCGTCAAGACGGGCGTGGGTGCGAGCTATCTCGCGTCGGCGAGCGGTGTCCGGAGCGCCGTCGACCTGCTCCGCGAGGAGTTCGAAGTTGGTCAGTCCGACCGGTCGTAG
- a CDS encoding cytochrome B6, protein MSIERKDDHDHEGWIEEKDLTPVETTFLTVLVWLDKRLRIVDYLELLETLYYRVNLQMPKSHTEQYNLDNKFWYWYPLYSLGFFSTLAYVVAAISGALLGFYYSPSAAAGACDIEAATVSYCTVAGIMTDLNFGFMLRSLHRWSAQVMTAAVFLHMLRVYFTGAYKEPREVNWLIGIILLSLTMVFGYTGYLLPWDQLAFWAGQIGVEMSLSIPLIGEWVAQLMFGGFSLGQATLQRMYILHVFLLPFVVTAVIGLHLALVWMQGIAEPH, encoded by the coding sequence ATGAGCATCGAACGCAAGGACGACCACGACCACGAGGGCTGGATCGAGGAGAAGGACCTGACGCCAGTGGAGACGACGTTCCTCACGGTGCTGGTGTGGCTGGACAAGCGGCTCCGTATCGTCGACTACCTCGAGCTACTGGAGACCCTCTACTACCGGGTCAACCTCCAGATGCCGAAGAGCCACACGGAGCAGTACAACCTCGACAACAAGTTCTGGTACTGGTACCCGCTGTACTCGCTGGGGTTCTTCTCGACGCTCGCGTACGTCGTCGCCGCCATCTCCGGCGCGCTGCTCGGGTTCTACTACTCGCCGTCCGCGGCCGCCGGTGCCTGTGACATCGAGGCCGCAACCGTCTCGTACTGTACCGTCGCCGGCATCATGACCGACCTGAACTTCGGGTTCATGCTCCGGAGCCTCCACCGGTGGTCCGCGCAGGTGATGACCGCCGCGGTGTTCCTCCACATGCTGCGCGTCTACTTCACGGGCGCGTACAAGGAGCCACGCGAGGTCAACTGGCTCATCGGTATCATCCTGCTCAGCCTCACGATGGTGTTCGGTTACACCGGCTACCTGCTCCCGTGGGACCAGCTGGCGTTCTGGGCCGGACAGATCGGCGTCGAGATGAGCCTCTCCATCCCGCTCATCGGTGAGTGGGTGGCACAGCTCATGTTCGGCGGCTTCTCGCTCGGCCAGGCGACGCTCCAGAGAATGTACATCCTGCACGTGTTCCTCCTCCCGTTCGTGGTGACGGCCGTCATCGGCCTCCACCTCGCGCTGGTGTGGATGCAGGGAATCGCGGAACCCCACTAG